GGACATGGCGGCAGACGCTTGGGCGCTACTCGATGCACTGCACATCCCATGCGCGCACTTATTCGGCATCAGCATGGGCGGAATGATtgcgcagctggcggcgctaCAGGCGCCGGAGCGGACGATTAGTCTCACGAGTGTCATGTCGTCGACGAACGCGCCGGACCTTCCGCAGCCGGAGCTGTGGGTGAAACTTTGGATGCTGCGCCGACCGCCGCGCAACTGCACCGTCGATGAGTTGCTGGAGTTCCGCGTCCActcgctgcgccacctcctccgctaCGCCTTGCCCCCCGACGGCGAGTACCTGAAGAGGCGGTTCTTGATGTCGCTGCGGCGTAGCTCCTACGCGGCCGGGTTAGTGCGGCAGGCCGCCGCGATCCGTCGCGCCGCCGGGCGCgatgcactgctgcagcaactGCACGTCCCCGCCCTTGTCGTTCATGGTGTGCATGATGTTGTGGTGCCACCGATGAGCGGCTAtcggacggcgacgatgtTGCCGTATGCGCGGCTGCTCGTGCTGAAAAGCATGGGCCACTATTTCCATCCGGCCTTCTTTTCGACCATCATCGCTGCATTTGTGGACATGGCCGCCTCGACAGATCCTGCGAAGCGATACCtgcggccggcgctgccttCCGCGAGTGCGCAGGAGCTGCCGATAACGGGCGGCGATAGCGCCGACGACCGGGGCGCGAGGGGGAAGTCAGCATCCGTGGAAGAGTTGGGCGCTGGCGATTACGAGGACGAGCCCTCTGGCGAGCCAGGCGACGCTATAGATCCGAAGACGCGCATGATGGCGTCACTGGGCGAATACATTGTTCCGGTCGTCGCAGATGCTGAGTCTCCGATTGGAAAGGCGGTCTGCCGGTCAGTCATGGTGGCCATACCGGGTGGCAACAGCAACCCAGCCGTGCCGGAGGCCGTCATAGTGGAGAACCTTTTTCAGCGTGATCCCTACGCAACGGTGAGCGTGCCGACACCAGCCATCGCGAAGCGGCCAgtgccgtcgtcatcgcccCAGTCCACAAAACAGCGGGCCGCAACTGCGGTATCCACTGGTGACGGGCTGATGATCGCTTCGTTGCAGGATGCCAGAAGGAAAGTgcagtcgtcgtcgtctcgtGCTGCCAAGCTGCGCTCATCTCCTCCGCCATCACGCATGGAAGGCGCTAAGCCGTTTGTGTCGTGCAGCCCCTCGCGCTGGCATGAGTTGGAGCCGTTCCCTCAGCgcagggctgctgctgctgctgtgggcgGAGCTGGCACAGCGGAGCTCAGCGGAGGTGGGCGTCCTTCGGCTAAGAAGACGGCGACAGGGCTCCCCGGCTCTTCCTCGTCAgcatcctcctcggcagcTGCCCTGGCTGTGGAGACGCCCGCTTGCTCGGCCGGTAAAGGTGCCGGGGTGGCtgaggcgccgctgtggcagcgATTTCCTCGCTTCCATcccgtggtggtgggagtCACTGTGGAGGAGTACCTGCGCATGCACCCGACAGCGCAAAAGGGTAGCGGCATTACacccgccactgctgcgggCAGCACGGTGGCTGCCGGAGCTGGAAGGGCGAGCGAGACGGCTGCAGCCGTCCAGGCAAACGCCGACGCGACACTCTCCGTTACCGCGGCGAatggggcagcggcgcctcgtGATGCGGTTTCGGCAGCTTCACCGATGGTGCCTGCTGTTTCGGTCACCGGAGGCGGTGTGGGAACAGTCAAAGCAGCGCATGGTGAGTCAGCTTCCCACTCCCCCGCGTCCAGCGTCCCATCGGAGGAGCGACGCGCTGATGAAGCCTTCTTGCACTCCGAGGCGCCGCAAGACGTTGTCAAGGCATCCTCCTTCACTTCCCTGTGAGAGCGACGGTGGAGGGGGATGGGGTAGGGGAAGTGATTCACTAGAAAGAGCGATATCTTTgtgagaaggagggggagggagggcgtgACGTACGCGCAACATGCGTGTGTTAAGTCGCCCGttcgcgcagctgcgatgGCCTATCTGAAATCGAAcgtacgaaaaaaaaaacgtcgcacacgcacccgaCTCCGTACTCTTGGATGCTGCGCACGAAGGAGGAAAAGGACGACAGGCCTCATGACCATactccccctttcctctaATGACATGTGCACACTATCTGCTGTTCGatcgctctttctctctctgtgtgtgtgtgtgtgagctgATAACGCATCAAAGAGCACTACGAGAGTGAGAGACACAATACCAGGAAGAGCAGGAAAATAACAGCGACGGGCGAGGACGCACAGCAGGAGGGACCCACCACTCAGCTCCGATGGTGCATAAGAATCAAGGCCAGCCTCGAGCTCAACCGCTGCCGAGTGGCAAACTGCGCATCGCCTGGGGGCTGATGCCACAATATGCACAGGAGATGCGAGGCAAAGAGAAACAAAATAACAGCttgctgtgcgcgcgcgtgcgctcatGCCTCTTGAGACGCTTCGTCCTTCGTGTGCAACGTGTTGCAGGTTCGGTGCGTCTTCACAGCTTCTCCGCCATTCgttcccccttttcttctctctctttcctgtgCTCACGTCTGTGATGGGTGCTGGCACTCGCTTGTCCCTGATACGCCGATGCATGCGATTGGCCCTCGCAtggttgcgtgtgcgtgcgcagcggtggTCGTGTGCCTCCCTCGGGTATGCCTCCCACCATCAACACCAACTCCCTCATTCAGTTCAATCGGACATGCATTGCCGCTGTCCGCTTCTCTCgttttcctcttctcctctcttgATAGCCACACTTCCGCGCGTTCTTGTCGTTGagcttgtgcgcgcgtgtgccgctgcttccctTAGTCtttgtccccccccccggctATACCCGCTCGCCCGCCCCTCGCTTtccttgctgccgctgccgccgcttttTCGACCGCCCAAGCGGCCAGTGTGGTGCTCGCGCCTCCCCGGGCCCACTGCCAAACACCGAAAACAGTGACACGTTTTCGgtcttttctttcgcctccttttttttagtgcaccccaccctctctgGCCTCCGTACGCTCCGCGACTTCTTCGCACCcaccctttccttctctcgtGCGTCTGCCTACCCAAACACCACGCCGCACGCCTTcatctctgtgtgcgtcCGTCAACAGAGAAACAGCCACGGACAAAGAAGAGGCgagcaacgacgacgacgacggaggTGCAGTTGGTTCATGTAAGGGGGTGAGGGAATGAATGCCAACGGTGACGATGCAGACAACGCCGCGGCGCCTAGTCAAGGTCCGCGTCGCGTCGAAGCGCAGCATGCCTGGCGGGGTGCGGTGCCCACAGATGCAAGGAGATCGGATGCCTCAGCGGCGTTGCTAAAGACAATACCAGAATCGATGGCGGCTGTTCTGTCCCCGCCAGcgctcgtgccgctgccagcaacggcggcaagTGCAAGCTCGCCGGAGATGGGCACGATTGCAGCCTTCTTTCCTCAGTCTACAGCGCCCCCCTCCGGCGTCTCGGACCGCGAAGCGGATGATAGtggcgagagcagcgctATCGCTAGCGCTGCAACGCCGCAGCGAAGGCGAACAGGCACCCAGGAGTGTGCCCTCAATGCtggccaccgcggcggctccTCTGACCCATCGCACCGCGCACCGCGCGCCCTCTCAGCTGGCAGGACGCCACAGCAACTCTTGCCCAACTCGGAGAGCGGCAGGGACCTCTCCTTCATGCCCACTAGCGGTGATGCCATTCCGGCTTTCAGAGCTTGCCCAGGCACGgccagctgctgtgctggcCCGGTCACTGGGCCACTGGAAATCCTCTCTGCATCTACTGCGCTGACAAAACTAGGGTCTGCCTCAACGCCCCCTTTAACATCGAGATCGTTGCTCTCCGCGCTGCACATCGTGAACGCGTCCACGATGCCTGACACCCCTCTCAGCGACACACGTGCCCACCACGACACGGCTGTGGAGGGCACGCCACCGATAGCGCCGGCAGTCCACGTTAACGGGCGGCCAGCAACACCACAGCATAATCAGGAGCGGCATCAGCGACCATTCCACACAGCCGATCCGCAGCCTACGGCACCGGATGCGGGCGCCGCAGGGGCGGCGATGCCTGACACGCCAGGTCAATGGCGGCTATCGCAGATGCAGTACCCAGGCCTGCATCTAGAGCAGCGCCCCAGCCGCTTCCTCACATCGACTCATAATGTAGATGCCGCCGTGCCTCGGATGACGGACCACATGCTCGTCAACGCGGAGTTTTCCGCCATGCAACTCCTGCCGGAGCGACGGGTCGAGTTGCCGAGCCGCGACACGGAAGCCGGTGGCGGTGTCGGCCGAACCGGCCCCGAAGCGCACCTACAGCAGCGAGCAATTCGCAATTCGGAGTCGGAGGCAGGCATTGGCTGGCACGATGCTGCCCATCTCACGCCCCTCTTCCGCGCCATTCCACCGGTGACTAGCACGTCATTGACAGGGGCTGCGTttctgcagcaggtgcgcaTCGCCACCTCTGAGGAGCGTCGCGTGCGTCTTTTGTTCCACACTCGGCCGCGTATCCGGCTGAGGGATCGTCCGCGGATTGTGACGAACCCGGTGCTCGACCGGCCAGGGTGGGTGCAGCCGCTGTGCTACCCTACTCTCTGGATACCGTGCATGCGCAACACCATCTACTCGATACCGCTAAGCACAGTGATGCGGGCGCCATGGGAGACGGACTTCTTCGGTTCAGCGCAGCCAAGCGTTGCGTTCTCGGCTTCCGAGACGTCGGTGCTGCCCGGCGAGCAGCCGCGACCCGACTTCAGCGGGGCTGCCCACGGCGGGTCGCGCGCATTGGGCGCCCCGCTGACGACCGCCATGCCGACTGCCCCAGCTTTCTACCACGTACCCatcacggcgccgcggctaGCGCAGTCAAGTGCGCACAATCACCGTGCTGATAGTGAGCTCCTTCTTCACCGTATGCCAGCCCCGCCGTCGTTGAACCCGCTGAGCGGCATCGGTGAACGCGCAGCGGCAAACTCGCACGGCGAGCTGCTCATCTCCAGCATCGAGACGGCCAGCCGGCCGGTGCGGTTCGCCCACAATTGTAGTCACCTGCTGTACCGCTGCTTCTGTGTGCGGTGCGCCATCGCTTCCCAgatgcaggcgctgcaggcggacGCCGAGATACGCGGCGCTAAGATGACACTGTTTCCGTCCTGCACCTGTCTGGGGGTGGAGTCCGAGTCGCACACCGAAATCTTGTCCACGCTGTGTCTCCTCGACCTCTTCACGCTGGGCGCTCCGTTtggttgctgctgctatCATGGACTTGGCTCCGCCTTGTACGGGTGGCACCTGCGCTACATGCTGCGTGCGCGGTATCGCATCTTCGCGTGGACTTCAATTGACCTACTCATCATGTGCTGCATCCCTGGCCTTGCGCTGGATCAGCAGGGGGCGGAGCTGTTGCTCAACGGCACGCCCGAGGCCACCGTAGGACTGCAGTTTATGGCTTAGTGGGCCCtaggaggggggggggggcgaagcGCGAGCGGGCGCAATCATGCCCTGCTTCtcactcccccctcctctcgtgCAGTGCGCACCTGTacacatgcatgcgtgtgaCCATCGAGAGGTGCGGCTCACCCTCGAATAAGACAACGACATGTGTGCAGTTCGGCGGTGTCGCGCAGGATAATGAACGTATACatacgcgtgcgcgcgtgttggATGCTTTTTGATGGATTTGGCATCCCTTGGCGCCAGTGAGCGCATTGAAATGATAgcgcggagaagagaagcgccgTGATAAGGGtttgagggagggggaggggtggtggtcgtggtgggggtggtgcGTACTCAGACGTAAGGGTGATGTGTGTGCATTTCCGCCAGCACTTCCCTCATATCTCTCTCATGTCTGCCTCCCGCgctttttcttcctctccaaGTGTGTGGGGGCTGGATGGAGGCACTGTCTAGGCCGTCGCCCTGGCTGGGTATTGCGCGGCACCCCAACACACCCCAACGCGGCTTTTTGCTtccgtctgtctgtctgcttgtatgtatgtatatcATCTGTGCGTTGTTGCACGCTCGGTTCTGGTTTCTGCCGTTGCCGATTCTCGCCGTCTTCGGCCATGGATGCGCTGGTGTGTGGCGGATGTCCTCATGGCGCGTTGTTTCTTGTACGCCTGATCATGCTTTCCTTTGTGCTCGCGTGTGCTTTTTCTCGTGTTCGCTGTCGTACACGCGTAGCTGCGCGTTCTTTCTTATTTTGCTCATGTGCAGAtgcatgcgcatgtgcgcgtgggcCTGTGTCTGTCGGCGGGCCCGCGACCTGTGCTGGCCTTTGTCGGCCCCTCCCTTTCCGAACTTGCACACTATGTAATAagcttttccttctcccctctatgcatgtgtgtgtgtgcgcttcttTTTCACGTTTTCGTTGCGgttgcaccgctgcctccccctccccctccacacacacacacacacacacatgcccTACGCCCCACCTCTTCGgtgttgctctctctcgctgacgcacacagacagacacatacacacactcacacacactgcgcgcgcgcacacacaaacacacacaccgctgcggacgcatctctccccccttttcctttcgccGGGCTCACATGATTGGCGTAGCGTGTAGTGCGCTGTATGTAAATATGTTGCATGTGTGGCGCATGTCGCACCTCCTTCACCTGGGTTCCCGCGCCCTCCTTCCCCACGCCTTTTATGGACTTCTCTCGGCTCCGCTGTCGGTCGCCGCTTCGTTGTTGTCACCCGTATCGCGCCTctgctcgtcgccgtctcgTTGACCATCTCTACTCGGCGTTTCTTCTTTGTTGTGTGCGCGGCTTGCGTCCCTCCTGTGGGCTCTTTCAGTAAACCGGCTCGCATacgccgcacacacgcacacatgtgcgtgcacgcgagCAGCTGTCGCAGCCCGCGCCCTTTCTACTGCTCCGCGTGCGCCCTTTGAcctttccccctctccttcttctccctctctgcctttgGTGAGTCGCGCGGAGCTGCCTCTCCATGGGCGTCATGGAGCCACACCactcctccttctctgtctttGGCTGCTTCGCACACCCCCTTTCTCTGTTCGTTGCAAGGCCGCCAGGAGTTTCGACGATGGCGCGGCAGAGAAGGGGTGGTGAGGATTACGGCTACCGACTGACACAGGAGGAGACGCGGGATTGGCGAACTTGCGTTGAAAGAAGTTAGCGAGCACGGTGCGCAGGGAGCGGGATGGGGCCTGCTTCCTGCTCAGAAGGCGTGCTCACATGAACGCAACATACCACGCGCCACCACACCTACTTGCGAAACGAAGAAAGAAGGTAACAGAATCGGACACTGCATGTCTGCGCGCATACATTTTCTTCACTGTGTACAACCACACTATGTGCAGCTGGCTGTCActgccgccccccccccccctacccGGTGCTTTCCGCAAGTGAGGGCTCATGAAAAGCGTATCCCTGTGCGCCGTGCGAATGGCCAGAGGGAAGACATAAGCAAGACTCTATGACGGTGGGCACGTGTGGCGACCTGGAGCAACAGAAAATGTGCAGAGGGTGCGGACACGCGGGCCTGCTGATGAGCATCCTTTTCTTTCACCCCATCTTTACTTTTTCCCGCCTCCGCATTCCCGACGCGCCAATGACTACACCcgcagacacagagacaccCAAcagccgcacgcacgcgcacgcacgcagccgaGCATGCTCTTCTCTGCGACTCGTCAGCTGCTTGCCCTGCGCGCCAAGCAGCGCGCAACACGGGCAGCTGTGTTGGAGCAGATGGCGGCCTACGAGGCCGCCAGGCACGCGTACGAAACCGCGCAGCGTCAGGAGGCAGAGCTGCGAGCGATGTtgcgcgccgcggaggcgcgcacgACACAGCTGCTCCAAGACTTTGACGATGCGGAGGCCCAACTGCGCAAAACCACGACCGACCTCAGCCACAATCAGTTTCTCTGTCACTCTCTTGAGAGTCGCATCGCAGAACATGTCAGGTGCCAGCGCtcggctgtgctgctgctggctcCGCCATCTTCGTCGATATCGCAGTcatcagcaccgccacggctgtGCCACATGGATCCCTACAGTCTCTTGCACACGCCCACGGGTGAGGCCTTTACGTACGACCTTGTCGAACTCAGCAGCTGTGCGTCGGCGGACCAGGCGGTGGGGATGCTCAGCGGTGGGGAGAGCGATGACGGTAGCGCGACGGAGGGCAGAAACGACGCGGCCGACGCGGCGGTTGGGAGGAGCAACGATGAAGGTGATGATATCGACGCAGAGGCGAACCAGCTTCCAAACAGCCCAAGCATCACGTCTCTCTTGACTGAAGCCGTCCGGGACGCGCTTCATGGCTATCACTACACACTCCTGTGCACGTCTTCcggtggctgccgcctctgcgcccaCGACGAAAATCTGACGAACAACGTGTGCCCAGGCACAGTGCCTTCAACCAGCGACGTGCCAGCCGCGGCACACGGACAGCCCAGCAAGCATTGGTGGACGTGCCAGCCGGCGAGCTTGTGtctgcgcctccttcagctccttcagcgagAAGCGGCGCGCAGTGGCATTCGTGCGCTCAGCATCACTGTCGCTGCCGGCTGCGTTGATGAGAGGGAAGCGGCACACATCCCTGGGTCAGGAGTCACGACAAGGACAGCGTCGGCCAAGGCGTCCCATCGTGCAGCTGTGGCGTGTGGCTGGACGGACCTGCTTCtgccggcagccgcgcggCACCAGCAGGTGACCGTCT
This DNA window, taken from Leishmania donovani BPK282A1 complete genome, chromosome 17, encodes the following:
- a CDS encoding hydrolase-like protein, giving the protein MSGTTLSAGVPGQSEGAANPHSSSLHAPRSDAGASGGVAAAAATATVGSACPGGEPRKRRPPRVPRTPEMVVRVRDCPASHMQIEICYQCFGNPDDGLPAVLLIGGLNMQLTAWDESFCESLVRAGFYVIRYDNRDIGYSTKIENCGKIKAPMLLLPGRAAKWLGEELPYQLEDMAADAWALLDALHIPCAHLFGISMGGMIAQLAALQAPERTISLTSVMSSTNAPDLPQPELWVKLWMLRRPPRNCTVDELLEFRVHSLRHLLRYALPPDGEYLKRRFLMSLRRSSYAAGLVRQAAAIRRAAGRDALLQQLHVPALVVHGVHDVVVPPMSGYRTATMLPYARLLVLKSMGHYFHPAFFSTIIAAFVDMAASTDPAKRYLRPALPSASAQELPITGGDSADDRGARGKSASVEELGAGDYEDEPSGEPGDAIDPKTRMMASLGEYIVPVVADAESPIGKAVCRSVMVAIPGGNSNPAVPEAVIVENLFQRDPYATVSVPTPAIAKRPVPSSSPQSTKQRAATAVSTGDGLMIASLQDARRKVQSSSSRAAKLRSSPPPSRMEGAKPFVSCSPSRWHELEPFPQRRAAAAAVGGAGTAELSGGGRPSAKKTATGLPGSSSSASSSAAALAVETPACSAGKGAGVAEAPLWQRFPRFHPVVVGVTVEEYLRMHPTAQKGSGITPATAAGSTVAAGAGRASETAAAVQANADATLSVTAANGAAAPRDAVSAASPMVPAVSVTGGGVGTVKAAHGESASHSPASSVPSEERRADEAFLHSEAPQDVVKASSFTSL